The Montipora foliosa isolate CH-2021 chromosome 14, ASM3666993v2, whole genome shotgun sequence genome window below encodes:
- the LOC137985046 gene encoding uncharacterized protein: protein MDDRENKDDSLRQFVEDACKAQALQQCEAVGNSDDAVLNAERMNRFYQRALLESERMSNEVTKSNIQRNELHKELGGDMFESWKQDHAQEVLSSQRYQLWSEEEKNAKTALQELEKTTICDDYSSDDTSH from the exons ATGGACGACAGAGAGAACAAGGATGACAGCTTGAGACAATTTGTTGAGGACGCATGTAAAGCTCAGGCGCTTCAA CAATGTGAGGCTGTTGGTAACTCTGATGATGCGGTTTTGAATGCCGAGAGAATGAACAGGTTCTACCAACGTGCACTCCTTGAAAGTGAAAG AATGAGTAATGAGGTCACCAAATCCAACATCCAACGAAACGAACTTCACAAAGAACTGGGAGGAGACATGTTCGAGAGCTGGAAGCAAGATCATGCTCAAGAGGTCCTTAGCTCTCAGAGATATCAGCTTTGGagtgaagaagagaaaaatgcGAAAACAGCATTGCAAGAATTAGAGAAAACTACAATTTGTGACGATTATAGCAGCGATGACACGTCTCACTGA